Proteins found in one Gigantopelta aegis isolate Gae_Host chromosome 12, Gae_host_genome, whole genome shotgun sequence genomic segment:
- the LOC121386033 gene encoding putative nuclease HARBI1 encodes MNCPTTPAEWAPIADQFECTWNVPHACGALDGKHVACRKPSNSGSIYHIYKGVFSIVLIGLVDADYKFLWIDVGGHGHMSDAQIYNESELKECLDDGSIGFPVPAPLPNDDRNTKYFILGDDAFGLRTYLMKPYSQRHLTKEQRIFNYRISRGRRIVENGFGILAQRWQLSWAPCSRNLTPYGSLWRHASASIT; translated from the coding sequence ATGAACTGTCCAACCACCCCTGCAGAATGGGCTCCCATTGCTGACCAGTTTGAATGTACATGGAACGTCCCTCATGCCTGTGGAGCCCTTGATGGGAAGCATGTCGCCTGCAGAAAGCCATCGAACAGTGGAAGCATTTATCACATCTATAAAGGCGTCTTTTCCATTGTTCTGATCGGTCTGGTAGACGCAGATTATAAGTTCCTCTGGATAGATGTTGGAGGCCATGGACACATGTCAGATGCACAGATCTACAATGAATCTGAGCTGAAGGAGTGCTTAGATGATGGGTCCATAGGTTTTCCTGTCCCAGCCCCACTTCCAAATGACGAcagaaacacaaaatatttcattCTCGGAGATGATGCCTTTGGGCTGCGGACATATCTGATGAAGCCCTACTCACAGCGCCACTTGACCAAGGAGCAGAGGATCTTCAACTACAGGATATCCAGAGGGCGTCGCATAGTAGAGAATGGCTTTGGCATCCTGGCCCAGCGTTGGCAGTTATCCTGGGCACCATGCAGCAGGAACCTGACACCGTACGGCTCATTGTGGAGGCATGCGTCTGCCTCCATAACTTGA
- the LOC121386495 gene encoding uncharacterized protein LOC121386495 produces MRSRFCYDLTPLSLRCHYVLLRLDHARAPPINTASSTSSSGDQSSCAATIRSIISHITMPKAKGSKVPVQRGRGRGRGSTRSCSQPEPPPTPESETPSRSASPAASTQSDLPDQPSCKSSPASSRSPSPKAKKVKKMTNLSTDEEESMAEWLAENQLLYNKKLFSYKNKAKKDKMWADKATEMGKTVETLQIWYRSIRTRYGRLLKKKQRSQSVIVGFWPSSTS; encoded by the coding sequence ATGCGATCTCGTTTTTGCTACGATCTCACTCCGCTCTCACTACGTTGCCACTACGTTCTCCTACGTTTGGATCACGCTCGCGCTCCGCCTATAAATACAGCGAGCTCGACCTCGAGCTCAGGAGATCAGTCCAGTTGTGCCGCTACGATTAGAAGCATCATCTCTCACATAACCATGCCAAAGGCTAAGGGCAGCAAGGTTCCAGTGCAGAGAGGTCGAGGCAGGGGTCGAGGGTCGACTAGGTCGTGTTCACAGCCTGAACCACCCCCCACACCTGAGTCTGAGACTCCTTCCAGGTCTGCAAGCCCTGCAGCCAGCACCCAGTCTGACCTTCCTGATCAGCCTTCATGTAAATCATCTCCAGCATCCTCCAGAAGTCCATCACCTAAGGCAAAGAAGGTGAAGAAGATGACCAATCTGTCCACAGACGAGGAGGAATCCATGGCAGAATGGTTGGCCGAGAACCAGCTGCTGTATAACAAAAAGTTGTTTAGCTACAAGAACAAGGCCAAGAAAGACAAAATGTGGGCAGACAAGGCCACTGAGATGGGCAAGACTGTGGAGACGCTGCAGATCTGGTACAGGTCCATCCGTACGAGGTATGGGCGTCTGCTGAAAAAGAAGCAGAGGTCACAGAGCGTGATAGTTGGATTTTGGCCAAGTTCCACTTCCTGA